Proteins found in one Microbacterium sp. LWS13-1.2 genomic segment:
- a CDS encoding 1-acyl-sn-glycerol-3-phosphate acyltransferase gives MLRRLLSRVYWACSRWTLSTAPAPDRPTVLLGAPHTSNWDFVLMLGIAWRLGMRVRWLGKASLFRGWKGPLMRGLGGIPVDRADPSRVVGDVVARIRAGEVFGLVVTPEGTRGSGAYWKSGFYRIGREAQLPVTLGYVDRTTMTTGLGPTIRLTGDVRTDMDVIRAFYADKSGLRPELRTVPRLREEDAGDIVKG, from the coding sequence ATGCTCCGACGACTCCTCTCCCGTGTCTACTGGGCCTGCAGTCGCTGGACGCTGTCCACCGCGCCGGCTCCCGACCGCCCCACGGTGCTGCTGGGGGCGCCCCACACCTCGAACTGGGACTTCGTCCTCATGCTCGGCATCGCGTGGCGACTCGGCATGCGGGTGCGCTGGCTCGGCAAAGCAAGCCTTTTCCGGGGCTGGAAGGGCCCGCTCATGCGCGGCCTCGGCGGCATCCCCGTCGACCGGGCGGATCCCTCGCGGGTGGTGGGCGACGTGGTCGCACGGATCCGCGCGGGCGAGGTGTTCGGCCTCGTCGTCACCCCGGAGGGCACCCGCGGCTCCGGCGCCTACTGGAAGTCCGGCTTCTATCGCATCGGCCGCGAGGCGCAGCTGCCGGTCACCCTCGGCTACGTCGACCGCACCACGATGACGACGGGCCTCGGCCCCACCATCCGGCTCACCGGAGACGTGCGCACCGACATGGATGTGATCCGCGCGTTCTACGCCGACAAGTCCGGCCTGCGTCCCGAGCTGCGCACCGTCCCCCGCCTCAGGGAGGAGGATGCCGGAGATATCGTGAAGGGATGA
- the thiL gene encoding thiamine-phosphate kinase, with amino-acid sequence MDDERGDPTVGELSEGRILRRILERLGESNALVGPGDDAAVIAAADGRVVATVDTLVHGPDFRLAWSSAYDLGYKAAAVNLADIAAMGATPTALLVALAMPDETRLSFVTGIADGLRAACRDLAPGCRVEGGDLTVSDTLTIAVTALGALAGRAPVLRSGAHVGDVVAVAGELGRAARGLRTLFTRFTDAAGDPVAVDERVLGPAELTDLAAQLRPSPPVWLGPDAADAGATAMMDVSDGLVLDATRLAAASGVTLALESALLGADPASALSGGEDHALLATFPVRRPLPHGFVRVGVVQPRGADAVLVDGRPYEGRGGWDPYLDWDARTG; translated from the coding sequence GTGGACGACGAGCGCGGGGATCCGACGGTGGGCGAGCTCAGCGAGGGACGGATCCTCCGGCGGATCCTCGAACGCCTGGGCGAGTCCAACGCACTGGTCGGCCCGGGCGACGACGCCGCCGTGATCGCCGCCGCGGACGGCCGCGTGGTCGCCACCGTCGACACGCTCGTCCACGGGCCCGACTTCCGCCTCGCGTGGTCGAGCGCGTACGACCTCGGCTACAAGGCGGCCGCGGTCAACCTCGCCGACATCGCCGCGATGGGGGCGACGCCGACCGCTCTGCTGGTCGCCCTCGCGATGCCCGACGAGACGCGGCTGTCGTTCGTCACCGGCATCGCCGACGGCCTGCGGGCGGCATGTCGCGACCTGGCGCCCGGCTGCCGCGTCGAGGGCGGCGACCTGACCGTGTCGGACACACTCACGATCGCAGTCACGGCGCTGGGCGCCCTGGCAGGACGCGCACCTGTGCTCCGCTCGGGTGCCCACGTCGGCGACGTCGTCGCCGTCGCCGGAGAACTGGGCCGTGCGGCGCGCGGTCTGCGCACACTCTTCACCCGCTTCACGGATGCCGCGGGCGATCCGGTCGCCGTCGACGAGCGCGTTCTTGGGCCCGCCGAGTTGACCGATCTCGCGGCGCAGCTGCGGCCGTCACCTCCCGTGTGGCTCGGCCCCGACGCCGCGGATGCGGGCGCGACGGCGATGATGGACGTGTCCGACGGGCTCGTGCTGGACGCGACCCGCCTGGCCGCGGCATCCGGTGTCACCCTCGCGCTGGAATCGGCGCTGCTCGGCGCCGATCCCGCGTCGGCTCTGTCAGGCGGCGAGGATCACGCCCTTCTGGCGACCTTCCCTGTTCGCCGTCCGCTGCCGCACGGATTCGTGCGGGTGGGCGTGGTGCAGCCACGCGGCGCGGACGCCGTGCTGGTCGACGGCCGGCCGTACGAGGGGCGGGGCGGCTGGGATCCCTATCTCGACTGGGACGCCCGCACGGGGTGA
- a CDS encoding serine hydrolase, whose amino-acid sequence MTDLLPRSTPESQSVPSAAISRLIAALDGIDHVHTLTVLRHGHVIAEVTWAPYERDLPTAMYSVSKSFTSIAVGLAIEEGRFAIDDRVVDLIPDAAPERPSDRLAALRVRHLLTMATGHAAEPPLDDRDWAVTALAADLAYEPGTHWLYNTPATYLLSLIVQTRTGERLREFLHPRLFDPLGFRDPQWLQSPTGVDAGGFGLSIRPEELAVFGQLLLQRGEWQGRQLVPAEWIDQATARQVANRSDNADWRQGYGFQFWRCRHGAYRGDGAFGQYLVILPEADAVVAITGGLPDMQVTLDAVWDELLPAFDTEDAGSLEAVPTPIPAPGGDLRDGEVRHRYDGPVRELRIAHGVIEIDGRELRCVPGVWSVSTFADDPATGREWYGDQVAVAGGWRGDVFVAELRILGDAPTFRLELEPSGRLHITRDVGFDGSEVWEGAPASQPAAAAHHSAVSP is encoded by the coding sequence GTGACCGATCTGCTTCCCCGCTCGACACCCGAATCGCAGTCCGTGCCGTCGGCGGCGATCTCCCGTCTCATCGCCGCGCTCGACGGCATCGACCACGTCCATACGCTGACGGTGCTGCGACACGGACACGTCATCGCCGAGGTGACCTGGGCGCCGTACGAGCGCGATCTGCCGACGGCGATGTACTCCGTGAGCAAGAGCTTCACCTCGATCGCGGTCGGTCTCGCGATCGAGGAGGGACGGTTCGCGATCGACGACCGCGTCGTCGACCTCATCCCGGATGCCGCTCCCGAGCGTCCCTCCGACCGGCTCGCCGCGCTCCGCGTGCGGCATCTGCTGACGATGGCGACCGGTCACGCCGCCGAGCCGCCGCTCGACGACCGCGATTGGGCGGTCACCGCCCTCGCCGCCGACCTGGCATACGAGCCCGGGACGCACTGGCTCTACAACACGCCCGCCACCTACCTGCTGTCGCTGATCGTCCAGACCCGCACCGGCGAGCGGCTGCGCGAGTTCCTGCACCCGCGGCTGTTCGATCCGCTCGGCTTCCGCGACCCGCAGTGGCTGCAGAGTCCGACCGGCGTGGATGCGGGCGGCTTCGGGCTGTCGATCCGGCCGGAGGAGCTGGCCGTCTTCGGTCAGCTGCTTCTGCAGCGCGGTGAGTGGCAGGGCAGGCAGCTCGTCCCGGCCGAGTGGATCGACCAGGCCACGGCCCGCCAAGTGGCGAACCGGTCCGACAACGCCGACTGGCGCCAGGGCTACGGCTTCCAGTTCTGGCGCTGCCGCCACGGCGCCTACCGCGGCGACGGCGCCTTCGGCCAGTACCTCGTCATCCTCCCGGAGGCGGACGCAGTCGTCGCGATCACGGGAGGGTTGCCCGATATGCAGGTGACGCTCGACGCGGTCTGGGACGAGCTGCTGCCGGCTTTCGACACGGAGGATGCGGGGTCGCTCGAGGCCGTCCCCACGCCGATTCCCGCTCCGGGCGGCGACCTCCGCGACGGAGAGGTCCGCCATCGCTACGACGGTCCCGTGCGCGAACTGCGGATCGCCCACGGCGTGATCGAGATCGACGGCCGGGAACTGCGGTGCGTCCCCGGGGTCTGGTCGGTGTCGACGTTCGCCGACGACCCCGCGACCGGACGCGAGTGGTACGGCGACCAGGTGGCGGTCGCCGGAGGGTGGCGGGGCGACGTATTCGTCGCGGAACTGCGCATCCTCGGCGATGCGCCGACGTTCCGGCTCGAACTGGAGCCGAGCGGCCGGCTGCACATCACGCGTGACGTGGGGTTCGACGGCTCCGAGGTCTGGGAGGGCGCACCGGCGTCTCAGCCCGCGGCGGCGGCCCACCACAGCGCGGTGTCGCCGTAG
- a CDS encoding DUF3515 family protein, producing the protein MRVLPSLAALGLAAVAALALAGCTSTVDLDPAEAANDPQCAEITSNLPDTLSGQPRRWTDAQATGAWGEPARVLLTCGVEPPGPTTLRCQSVAGVDWIVDDSDAPRFRITTFGRTPAVEIYLDTTADEDGNGASSRDVLDALSPIVSVLPVDGECLDRAEATPAP; encoded by the coding sequence GTGCGTGTTCTCCCCTCACTGGCTGCCCTCGGACTCGCTGCGGTCGCCGCGCTGGCACTCGCGGGCTGCACGTCGACCGTCGACCTCGATCCGGCCGAGGCTGCGAACGATCCCCAGTGCGCCGAGATCACGTCCAACCTGCCCGACACGCTGAGCGGGCAGCCGCGCCGCTGGACCGACGCACAGGCCACCGGCGCGTGGGGCGAGCCTGCCAGGGTCCTGCTGACGTGCGGGGTCGAGCCGCCGGGGCCGACCACCCTGCGCTGCCAGAGCGTCGCCGGGGTCGACTGGATCGTGGACGACTCCGATGCGCCCCGCTTCCGGATCACGACGTTCGGCCGCACCCCCGCCGTCGAGATCTATCTCGACACCACCGCCGACGAGGACGGCAACGGGGCGTCCAGCCGCGACGTCCTCGACGCCCTTTCGCCGATCGTGAGCGTGCTGCCGGTCGACGGCGAGTGCCTCGACCGCGCCGAGGCGACGCCGGCACCCTGA
- the rsmD gene encoding 16S rRNA (guanine(966)-N(2))-methyltransferase RsmD gives MTRIIAGRAGSLVLDVPDAGTRPTSDRVRESLFGALESADTLHGAVVLDLYAGSGALGLEALSRGAASADLVEKSPRAATVAQRNAARVAKAVGAAAAVRVHRSSADAFLRTARGPFDLVFLDPPYDVSEAELSSTLSLLVPVLSPGADVVIERAARSPQPTLPDGLVAGRSKRYGDTALWWAAAAG, from the coding sequence ATGACGCGCATCATCGCGGGCCGCGCCGGCTCCCTCGTGCTCGATGTGCCGGACGCCGGCACCCGGCCGACCAGCGACCGGGTGCGCGAGTCCCTGTTCGGGGCGCTCGAGTCCGCGGATACCCTCCACGGGGCGGTCGTGCTCGACCTCTACGCCGGATCCGGCGCGCTCGGGCTCGAAGCGCTCAGCCGCGGCGCGGCATCCGCGGATCTCGTCGAGAAGTCGCCTCGAGCGGCGACCGTCGCGCAGCGCAACGCCGCGCGTGTGGCGAAGGCCGTGGGTGCGGCGGCCGCCGTGCGGGTGCACCGCAGCTCGGCCGACGCGTTCCTGCGGACGGCGCGAGGTCCGTTCGACCTCGTGTTCCTGGATCCGCCCTACGACGTGAGCGAGGCCGAGCTGTCGTCGACGCTCTCGCTGCTCGTGCCGGTCCTGTCGCCGGGAGCGGATGTCGTCATCGAACGCGCTGCGCGCTCACCCCAGCCGACGCTGCCGGACGGGCTCGTGGCCGGCCGCTCGAAGCGCTACGGCGACACCGCGCTGTGGTGGGCCGCCGCCGCGGGCTGA